Proteins encoded within one genomic window of Alosa alosa isolate M-15738 ecotype Scorff River chromosome 24, AALO_Geno_1.1, whole genome shotgun sequence:
- the LOC125289065 gene encoding myeloperoxidase-like yields the protein MNLSTFLSITGLCLLLSWCDGSENPGRPFKLEAVEEAKKTVNEAYKYSREESLRRVRREDIRPSDIWRLTKQPTGDTLNAVRAADILDIALGLIHEWAQISNNITDLITKDEMLFIECFTGCTSRVLTPSCRTTPLINKYRTATSVCNNKKNPWLGASNTPFARWLPAEYEDGISQPKGWDRNRKYNNFLLPLVREVSNRIMSTTDNGVESDNEYSYLLAVFGQFNDHGMTFTPTSPSIRSFSILPSIRSFSIPPTPPSIRSYSNGLDCETSCEQSNPCFPILIPKGDPLLSQEKCLPFFRSAPTCGTGNSAFMFGRQANVRKQIDSQTAFLDMSQVYGSEDKQARDLRDLTDDGGLLRVNQRFRDPSGNRELLPFSSAEVNMCATRRRITNDTTAEEVPCFAAGDPRVNENLALTSLQTLFLREHNRLARALRQLNPHWSSETLYQEARKILGGYEQVITYRDYLLHIIGPEAHSRYLGTYSGYNDSVDPSVANVFATAAYRFGHNTIPPLMFRLDENYNDNPQFPTVPLFKAFSTPWRVVFEGGIDPVIRGMVGRKAKLMTQDHMMVNGLREKLFEFAKHVAMDLASINLQRGRDHALPGYNAWRRICGLSTPKTEAELAQVLQNSDLAHRILELYGSPDNIDPWLGGVAEPFVPGGRVGPLFACLIATQFQKVRDGDRLWWENHGVFTRAQVNSLASVSMARIICDNTGIRDLPSNPLLFSSRVSGYTNCDDIPPFDLHPWLETGLNAAHNRAVVMTAFSSFMDGRINFTGDTVVQLGLGDEVWLEASQGGSGLLSESFFTGHILFTV from the exons ATGAATCTGTCTACCTTCCTGTCAATCACTGGGCTCTGCCTGTTGCTCAGCTGGTGTGATGGCTCAG AAAACCCTGGTCGACCTTTCAAACTAGAAGCTGTTGAGGAGGCaaagaagactgtgaatgagGCCTACAAGTATTCACGTGAAGA GAGTCTGAGGAGAGTGCGCAGAGAGGACATCCGCCCCTCAGATATTTGGCGACTGACGAAGCAGCCAACAGGGGATACCCTCAATGCAGTACGGGCCGCCGACATCCTGGACATCGCCCTCGGGCTCATTCACGAGTGGGCCCAGATATCGAATAATATCACAG ACCTGATCACAAAGGACGAAATGCTGTTCATTGAGTGTTTCACAGGCTGTACTAGTCGTGTCCTGACCCCATCCTGCAGAACAACACCCTTAATCAACAAGTACCGTACCGCCACCAGTGTCTGCAACAACAA GAAAAACCCATGGCTTGGAGCTTCAAACACACCTTTTGCCAGATGGCTGCCGGCCGAGTATGAAGATGGCATTTCTCAACCAAAAGGGTGGGACCGGAATAGAAAGTACAACAATTTTCTGCTCCCTCTG GTGAGAGAGGTGTCCAACCGCATCATGAGCACCACTGACAATGGTGTTGAGAGTGACAATGAGTACTCCTACCTGTTGGCGGTCTTCGGTCAGTTTAACGACCATGGCATGACATTCACGCCTACCTCACCCAGCATACGCTCTTTCAGCATCTTGCCCAGCATACGCTCTTTCAGCATCCCGCCTACCCCCCCCAGCATACGCTCTTACAGCAATGGCCTGGACTGTGAAACCAGCTGCGAGCAGTCCAATCCCTGTTTCCCCATACTG ATCCCTAAAGGAGACCCCCTGCTGTCCCAAGAAAAATGCCTCCCATTCTTCCGCTCAGCTCCGACCTGTGGCACCGGGAACAGTGCCTTCATGTtcggcaggcaggccaatgtgcGTAAACAGATCGACTCGCAAACGGCCTTTCTGGACATGAGCCAGGTGTACGGCTCGGAGGACAAGCAGGCACGCGACCTGCGCGACCTCACCGACGACGGAGGCCTGCTACGCGTCAACCAGAGGTTCCGTGACCCCTCGGGCAACCGGGAGCTGCTGCCATTCTCGAGTGCGGAGGTAAACATGTGCGCTACACGCCGACGAATCACCAATGACACCACTGCAGAGGAAGTGCCTTGTTTTGCGGCAG GTGATCCCCGTGTCAATGAGAACCTTGCCCTGACGTCTCTCCAAACTCTGTTCCTGCGGGAACACAACCGCCTGGCCCGGGCCCTGCGGCAGCTTAACCCCCACTGGAGCAGCGAGACCCTCTACCAGGAGGCCCGCAAGATCCTGGGTGGTTACGAACAG GTCATTACATACCGTGACTACCTGTTGCACATCATTGGCCCAGAGGCGCACAGCAGATACCTGGGCACTTACTCGGGCTACAACGACAGCGTGGACCCAAGTGTCGCCAACGTGTTTGCCACGGCTGCCTACCGCTTTGGCCACAACACCATCCCGCCACTGATGTTTCGTCTGGATGAGAACTACAATGATAACCCTCAGTTTCCTACCGTACCCCTCTTCAAAGCTTTCTCTACACCATGGAGGGTGGTCTTTGAAG GTGGCATTGATCCTGTGATCCGGGGCATGGTGGGGCGAAAGGCTAAGCTAATGACCCAGGACCATATGATGGTGAATGGACTTCGGGAGAAGCTCTTCGAGTTTGCCAAACACGTGGCGATGGACCTTGCCTCCATTAACCTCCAGCGAGGCAGAGATCATGCCTTACCTG ggTATAATGCATGGCGCCGTATCTGTGGTCTCTCTACACCCAAGACAGAGGCAGAACTGGCTCAGGTCTTGCAGAACAGTGACCTAGCCCACCGGATCCTGGAGCTGTATGGATCCCCTGACAACATTGACCCTTGGCTTGGCGGTGTGGCTGAGCCTTTTGTCCCTGGGGGCCGCGTGGGGCCCCTTTTTGCCTGTCTCATCGCTACTCAGTTCCAGAAGGTCCGTGATGGGGACAG gctgTGGTGGGAGAATCATGGGGTGTTCACGAGGGCACAGGTGAACTCGTTGGCCTCGGTCTCTATGGCCCGCATCATCTGTGACAACACTGGTATCAGAGATCTTCCGAGCAATCCTTTGCTCTTCAGTTCCCGCGTCTCGGGCTACACCAACTGTGATGACATCCCCCCATTCGACCTCCATCCATGGCTAGAGACAGGT CTGAACGCTGCCCACAACAGGGCAGTGGTGATGACCGCCTTCTCATCCTTCATGGACGGCCGAATCAACTTCACCGGGGATACAGTGGTGCAgctggggctgggggatgaGGTGTGGCTAGAGGCCAGCCAGGGGGGGTCTGGACTTCTCTCAGAGAGTTTCTTTACTGGACACATCCTCTTCACAGTCTAA